The segment AAAATAGAAATGACACGCCTGAGTTGTTAATGGAAGCCGCGACGTGGTGGATAAAAACACAGCAATTTGATCATTTTGAAAAAGCTGTTAAAATCAAAAAACTAGTTGAACACCTCTAATGGGACTCCAAAAAAATAATCCACTTCATGGTGTTAAGTTAGAGCAAATCGTCACTGATTTACAAGCGCATTATGGTTGGGAGTATATGGGTTACCAAATAAATATTAGGTGTT is part of the Formosa sp. Hel1_31_208 genome and harbors:
- a CDS encoding DUF6500 family protein, translating into MTASLKHKIVDVCNQKITQKGNGVAVSFYAFFKNRNDTPELLMEAATWWIKTQQFDHFEKAVKIKKLVEHL
- a CDS encoding VF530 family DNA-binding protein; protein product: MGLQKNNPLHGVKLEQIVTDLQAHYGWEYMGYQINIRCFTHDPSVKSSLKFLRRTPWARTKVEQMYLEMLKKRG